From Brassica oleracea var. oleracea cultivar TO1000 chromosome C3, BOL, whole genome shotgun sequence, a single genomic window includes:
- the LOC106333100 gene encoding aspartic proteinase-like protein 2 isoform X1, with protein MESRINFCVAVAVFIIVTEIASCHFVFEVQHKFAGKGKNLAHFKSHDTRRHSRMLASVDLPLGGDSRVDSVGLYFTKIKLGTPPKEYHVQVDTGSDILWINCSPCPKCPSKTNLGFSLSLYDVNASSTSKKVGCDDDFCSFISNSDSCQPDLGCSYHIVYADQSTSEGNFIRDNLSLDQVTGNLLTGPLGQEVVFGCGSDQSGQLGKSESAVDGVMGFGQANTSVLSQLAAAGDAKRVFSHCLDNVKGGGIFAIGVVDSPADKTTPMVPNQMHYNVMLMEMDVDGASLDLPPSIVRKGGTIIDSGTTLAYLPQALYDSLIETITSRQPVKLHIVEETFQCFTFTKDVNQAFPPVNFHFEDSLKLTVYPHDYLFSLESEMYCFGWQVGGMTTEDRSEVILLGDMVLSNKLVVYDLENEVIGWTDHNCSSSIKVKDGSGGVYSVGADNLSSAPPLLLIGKLLAILSTFVAVAFT; from the exons ATGGAATCGAGGATAAATTTTTGTGTTGCGGTGGCAGTTTTCATAATTGTGACTGAAATTGCGTCATGCCATTTCGTGTTTGAGGTACAACACAAATTCGCAGGGAAGGGGAAGAATCTTGCTCACTTCAAGTCTCATGATACACGACGCCACTCTCGCATGCTCGCGTCCGTTGATCTTCCTCTGGGCGGAGACAGCCGCGTAGATTCTGTCGG ATTATACTTCACTAAAATCAAGCTCGGAACGCCACCAAAGGAATATCATGTTCAAGTTGATACAGGAAGTGATATACTATGGATCAACTGCTCTCCCTGTCCAAAATGTCCATCCAAAACGAATTTGGGT TTTAGTTTATCATTATATGACGTGAACGCTTCCTCGACTTCTAAGAAGGTTGGCTGTGACGATGATTTTTGCTCTTTTATATCGAATTCGGACAGCTGTCAACCCGATCTTGGATGTAGCTATCATATTGTCTATGCGGACCAAAGTACAAGTGAGGGGAACTTTATAAGAGACAACTTATCACTCGACCAAGTTACTGGAAATCTTCTGACCGGACCACTGGGGCAAGAAGTTGTATTTGG GTGTGGGAGTGATCAGTCTGGACAACTTGGGAAATCCGAGTCAGCAGTTGATGGCGTTATGGGATTTGGACAAGCAAATACCTCTGTCCTTTCACAACTTGCTGCCGCTGGTGATGCGAAAAGAGTTTTTTCCCATTGCTTGGATAATGTCAAAGGAGGTGGGATTTTTGCTATTGGTGTAGTGGACTCTCCAGCAGATAAAACGACCCCTATGGTACCTAATCA GATGCATTACAATGTTATGTTGATGGAAATGGATGTGGATGGTGCTTCTCTTGATCTTCCACCAAGTATTGTCAGGAAAGGAGGGACCATTATCGACAGTGGTACAACTTTGGCTTACTTACCACAGGCTCTATACGATTCCCTAATAGAAACT ATTACTTCTCGTCAACCAGTGAAGCTTCACATAGTAGAAGAAACCTTCCAATGTTTCACCTTCACCAAAGA TGTGAATCAGGCCTTCCCACCAGTAAACTTTCATTTTGAGGACTCTCTCAAACTGACCGTTTATCCCCATGATTATCTTTTCTCACTTGAG TCAGAAATGTATTGCTTTGGTTGGCAAGTTGGTGGAATGACAACTGAGGATAGATCAGAAGTGATTCTCTTGGGAG ATATGGTGCTCTCGAACAAGTTAGTTGTATACGATCTGGAGAACGAGGTGATTGGATGGACAGATCATAATT GTTCATCAAGTATCAAAGTGAAAGACGGGTCAGGAGGAGTATACTCGGTCGGAGCAGACAATCTCTCATCAGCTCCTCCTCTGTTGCTGATCGGAAAGCTTCTTGCAATTTTGTCAACATTCGTCGCAGTGGCTTTTACTTAG
- the LOC106333100 gene encoding aspartic proteinase-like protein 2 isoform X2 — protein MLYLMNILYFTKIKLGTPPKEYHVQVDTGSDILWINCSPCPKCPSKTNLGFSLSLYDVNASSTSKKVGCDDDFCSFISNSDSCQPDLGCSYHIVYADQSTSEGNFIRDNLSLDQVTGNLLTGPLGQEVVFGCGSDQSGQLGKSESAVDGVMGFGQANTSVLSQLAAAGDAKRVFSHCLDNVKGGGIFAIGVVDSPADKTTPMVPNQMHYNVMLMEMDVDGASLDLPPSIVRKGGTIIDSGTTLAYLPQALYDSLIETITSRQPVKLHIVEETFQCFTFTKDVNQAFPPVNFHFEDSLKLTVYPHDYLFSLESEMYCFGWQVGGMTTEDRSEVILLGDMVLSNKLVVYDLENEVIGWTDHNCSSSIKVKDGSGGVYSVGADNLSSAPPLLLIGKLLAILSTFVAVAFT, from the exons ATGTTGTATCTAATGAACAT ATTATACTTCACTAAAATCAAGCTCGGAACGCCACCAAAGGAATATCATGTTCAAGTTGATACAGGAAGTGATATACTATGGATCAACTGCTCTCCCTGTCCAAAATGTCCATCCAAAACGAATTTGGGT TTTAGTTTATCATTATATGACGTGAACGCTTCCTCGACTTCTAAGAAGGTTGGCTGTGACGATGATTTTTGCTCTTTTATATCGAATTCGGACAGCTGTCAACCCGATCTTGGATGTAGCTATCATATTGTCTATGCGGACCAAAGTACAAGTGAGGGGAACTTTATAAGAGACAACTTATCACTCGACCAAGTTACTGGAAATCTTCTGACCGGACCACTGGGGCAAGAAGTTGTATTTGG GTGTGGGAGTGATCAGTCTGGACAACTTGGGAAATCCGAGTCAGCAGTTGATGGCGTTATGGGATTTGGACAAGCAAATACCTCTGTCCTTTCACAACTTGCTGCCGCTGGTGATGCGAAAAGAGTTTTTTCCCATTGCTTGGATAATGTCAAAGGAGGTGGGATTTTTGCTATTGGTGTAGTGGACTCTCCAGCAGATAAAACGACCCCTATGGTACCTAATCA GATGCATTACAATGTTATGTTGATGGAAATGGATGTGGATGGTGCTTCTCTTGATCTTCCACCAAGTATTGTCAGGAAAGGAGGGACCATTATCGACAGTGGTACAACTTTGGCTTACTTACCACAGGCTCTATACGATTCCCTAATAGAAACT ATTACTTCTCGTCAACCAGTGAAGCTTCACATAGTAGAAGAAACCTTCCAATGTTTCACCTTCACCAAAGA TGTGAATCAGGCCTTCCCACCAGTAAACTTTCATTTTGAGGACTCTCTCAAACTGACCGTTTATCCCCATGATTATCTTTTCTCACTTGAG TCAGAAATGTATTGCTTTGGTTGGCAAGTTGGTGGAATGACAACTGAGGATAGATCAGAAGTGATTCTCTTGGGAG ATATGGTGCTCTCGAACAAGTTAGTTGTATACGATCTGGAGAACGAGGTGATTGGATGGACAGATCATAATT GTTCATCAAGTATCAAAGTGAAAGACGGGTCAGGAGGAGTATACTCGGTCGGAGCAGACAATCTCTCATCAGCTCCTCCTCTGTTGCTGATCGGAAAGCTTCTTGCAATTTTGTCAACATTCGTCGCAGTGGCTTTTACTTAG